One segment of Brassica napus cultivar Da-Ae chromosome C3, Da-Ae, whole genome shotgun sequence DNA contains the following:
- the LOC106409146 gene encoding cell division control protein 6 homolog, translating into MRFVLHFDSISISISISISLLFYSTMPTIAGPSSSPHKHIVAARSENTGVPEVNTPRKRKLRSDSADEVASTAIVTESSFATPMKWKSPRRCAVSSPKTLKKEDSKGKLDSPVMSAVKDRFDCLDVKSKWNPREDDQMKAVKEALHVSKAPSTVVCREDEQRRVLEFVKGCMEQKKAGSLYICGCPGTGKSLSMEKIRQQAEDWAQQEGLPCLETVSVNCTSLTKTTDIFSKILGESETGKKVNGPSSPLQRLQVLFSQKQQSSSTKMMLIIADEMDYLITRDRGVLHELFMLTTLPFSRCILIGVANAIDLADRFLPKLKSLNCKPLVVTFRAYSMEQILRILQERLVELPYVAFQSKALELCARKVSAASGDMRKALSVCRSALEILETEVKGSTEQEPQSPVTEDQVVKMDHMVAALSKTFKSPVVDTIQSLPQHQQIIVCSAAKAFRGSKKDRSIAELNKLYTEICKSSMITPAGITEFTNMCTVLNDQGILKLSNARDDKLKRVSLRVDEADITFALKEIRFFRNCLL; encoded by the exons ATGAGATTTGTTCTCCACTTCGATTCGATCTCAATCTCAATCTCAATCTCGATCTCGCTCCTTTTTTATTCTACGATGCCTACCATCGCCGGTCCCAGTTCGTCTCCTCACAAGCACATCGTCGCCGCCAGATCGGAGAATACCGGAGTTCCTGAAGTCAACACACCTCGGAAACGCAAGCTGAGATCAGATTCCGCCGACGAGGTTGCATCGACGGCGATCGTAACTGAGAGTTCGTTTGCTACGCCGATGAAATGGAAATCTCCTCGACGGTGTGCTGTTTCAAGCCCCAAAACACTTAAGAAG GAAGATTCTAAAGGCAAGCTGGACAGTCCAGTGATGTCAGCCGTGAAGGATCGATTTGATTGTTTAGATGTTAAATCAAAGTGGAATCCTAGAG AGGATGATCAGATGAAAGCTGTGAAGGAGGCATTGCATGTGTCTAAGGCACCATCCACTGTTGTTTGCCGCGAGGATGAGCAAAGACGTGTTTTAGAGTTTGTTAAAGGTTGTATGGAGCAGAAGAAGGCTGGGAGTTTGTATATATGTGGCTGTCCTGGTACTGGGAAGTCATTGTCGATGGAGAAAATAAGACAACAGGCTGAAGACTGGGCACAACAG GAAGGCTTGCCTTGTCTGGAGACTGTGTCTGTTAATTGCACATCGCTGACAAAAACAACAGATATCTTCTCCAAG ATACTTGGTGAGAGTGAGACCGGGAAGAAAGTTAATGGCCCCTCTTCACCTCTACAACGACTTCAGGTTTTGTTTTCTCAAAAGCAGCAATCATCCAGCACAAAGATGAT GCTGATAATTGCTGATGAGATGGATTACTTGATAACAAGAGATCGAGgtgtccttcatgaactttttATGCTCACAACTTTGCCATTTTCAAGATGTATACTTATAG GTGTAGCAAATGCAATAGACCTTGCAGATCGTTTCCTTCCAAAATTGAAGTCTCTTAATT GCAAACCTTTGGTTGTCACTTTCCGTGCCTATTCTATGGAGCAGATCCTAAGGATACTACAAGAGAGGCTTGTG GAACTTCCATATGTTGCATTTCAATCAAAAGCCTTGGAGCTTTGTGCAAGA AAAGTATCAGCTGCATCAGGAGACATGAGAAAGGCTCTATCTGTCTGCAG GAGTGCCTTAGAAATCTTAGAAACAGAAGTTAAAGGATCAACAGAACAAGAACCACAAAGTCCAGTTACAGAGGATCAAGTG GTCAAGATGGATCATATGGTAGCTGCATTGTCCAAGACATTTAAATCTCCAGTAGTTGACACCATTCAGTCTCTCCCTCAACACCAGCAA ATCATAGTCTGTTCTGCTGCAAAAGCATTTAGAGGAAGCAAAAAGGACAGAAGCATTGCAGAg TTAAATAAGTTATACACGGAAATATGTAAATCTTCAATGATCACTCCAGCTGGAATAACAGAGTTCACTAATATGTGTACAGTGCTAAACGACCAG GGGATATTAAAACTGAGCAATGCTCGGGACGATAAGCTAAAGAGAGTGAGCCTAAGAGTAGACGAAGCAGACATCACATTTGCTCTTAAG GAAATTCGATTCTTCCGCAACTGTCTTCTGTGA